One Lentibacillus cibarius DNA window includes the following coding sequences:
- the ftsW gene encoding putative lipid II flippase FtsW yields MIRKIKDYDFTLMITPVFLTAFGIVMIYSASMVLAVVEGYESSHYLVKQIQWFVLAMGAFAITSIFPYKNYQKLIKLIVLVIVILLVGVLLFGSTINNARSWFNFGPVSLQPAEFAKLGLIIYLASVYSKKQSYINEFYRGVLPPLVLTAVILGLIVLQPDIGTAAIIFLIACSVILSSGINFKHLLLLGSLGALLVLFTIPSMITDERISRFAGAYQPFEDPADDGYHLIQSYLAIGAGGLNGEGLGQGIQKLGYLLEPHTDFIMAVIAEELGFIGVIIVVGMLAVIVLRGLFIARKCPDSFGSLLAIGISAMVGIQAFINLGAISGMLPITGVPLPFVSYGGSSLLVMMMGMGILNNIAKSVRKTEQEPVPVSEDKKSGNNHVSTGGGKVWVK; encoded by the coding sequence ATGATAAGGAAGATTAAGGACTACGATTTCACGCTGATGATTACACCGGTGTTCTTGACGGCATTCGGGATTGTCATGATTTACAGTGCAAGTATGGTGTTGGCGGTGGTGGAAGGCTATGAAAGTTCGCATTATCTTGTGAAACAGATTCAGTGGTTTGTCTTGGCTATGGGGGCGTTTGCTATAACGAGCATATTCCCGTACAAAAATTATCAGAAGCTGATAAAATTGATTGTACTTGTGATTGTTATTTTGCTGGTAGGTGTGCTTTTGTTTGGGAGCACTATTAATAATGCCCGTTCATGGTTTAACTTTGGTCCGGTAAGCTTACAACCGGCAGAGTTTGCCAAGCTCGGTTTGATTATATATCTGGCATCTGTATATTCCAAGAAGCAATCCTATATTAATGAGTTTTACCGAGGAGTACTGCCGCCATTAGTTTTGACCGCTGTCATACTTGGGTTGATTGTATTACAACCAGATATCGGCACGGCGGCAATCATTTTTCTGATTGCCTGTTCTGTCATATTAAGTTCCGGGATCAACTTTAAGCATCTTTTATTGCTTGGCAGTCTTGGCGCCCTTCTTGTTCTGTTCACAATCCCAAGTATGATCACTGATGAACGGATTAGCAGGTTTGCCGGTGCTTATCAGCCATTTGAAGACCCAGCGGATGACGGTTACCACCTGATTCAATCCTACCTTGCCATCGGTGCGGGTGGCCTCAATGGTGAAGGGCTAGGTCAGGGTATCCAGAAGCTTGGTTATCTACTGGAACCACACACTGATTTTATCATGGCAGTCATTGCAGAGGAACTTGGGTTTATCGGTGTGATTATTGTTGTTGGCATGCTGGCAGTGATTGTTCTGCGTGGTTTGTTCATCGCAAGGAAGTGTCCCGATAGTTTTGGGTCACTGTTGGCCATCGGAATATCTGCTATGGTTGGAATCCAAGCCTTTATTAATCTTGGTGCCATTAGCGGAATGCTGCCTATTACCGGTGTTCCGCTTCCATTTGTCAGTTATGGCGGGTCAAGCCTTCTCGTTATGATGATGGGTATGGGTATTTTGAATAATATTGCAAAGTCAGTCAGAAAAACAGAACAAGAGCCCGTTCCTGTCAGCGAAGATAAAAAATCTGGAAATAATCATGTATCGACTGGAGGAGGAAAAGTATGGGTGAAGTAA
- a CDS encoding cytochrome (ubi)quinol oxidase subunit III gives MSHDQSLNPEIMPNEPEKATLEGKNKFLGFWFFLGGETVLFASLFGTFLALRHSTADGPTANELFGLELVFIMTMLLLTSSLTSVYAVYQMRNNNFKKMQLWFGITAVLGFAFLGCEIYEFTHYITEYGFTFRSSAFGSAFYALVGFHGGHVTFGLAWLIALMLRNAKRGLNLYNAPKYYTFSLYWHFIDVIWVFIFTVVYLMGKVG, from the coding sequence ATGAGTCATGATCAATCATTGAATCCGGAAATCATGCCGAATGAGCCGGAAAAAGCCACCCTTGAAGGAAAGAATAAATTTCTCGGTTTTTGGTTCTTTCTTGGTGGGGAAACCGTATTGTTCGCCAGCCTATTTGGTACATTTCTTGCCTTGCGCCATTCAACGGCTGACGGGCCAACGGCAAATGAACTGTTCGGATTGGAACTTGTCTTCATCATGACCATGCTGCTTTTGACAAGTTCACTCACAAGTGTATACGCTGTATACCAAATGCGGAATAACAATTTTAAGAAAATGCAACTCTGGTTTGGCATTACTGCTGTTTTAGGTTTTGCATTTCTGGGGTGTGAAATATATGAGTTCACACACTATATTACTGAGTATGGTTTCACATTCCGTTCGTCTGCATTTGGATCAGCTTTCTATGCACTTGTTGGCTTCCACGGAGGTCACGTAACATTTGGGCTGGCATGGCTGATAGCCTTAATGCTACGCAACGCAAAACGGGGACTAAACTTGTATAATGCACCTAAATATTATACGTTCAGCCTTTACTGGCATTTTATCGATGTTATTTGGGTGTTCATTTTCACGGTAGTCTACCTAATGGGAAAGGTGGGATAA
- the ctaF gene encoding cytochrome c oxidase subunit IVB: MAENTNSGEGNPFHRQKNREEMKKQLISFALMILFTIIAFVIVTTDMMKEMYVIPVLLILAIVQVAFQLYYFMHLKDKGHEFASVMIYGGVWAAALTLAGLGVITWW, from the coding sequence ATGGCTGAGAACACCAATTCCGGAGAAGGCAATCCGTTCCATAGACAAAAGAACAGAGAGGAAATGAAAAAACAGCTTATTTCCTTTGCCTTGATGATTCTATTTACAATTATTGCCTTTGTTATCGTTACAACGGATATGATGAAAGAAATGTACGTTATACCCGTGCTGCTAATTTTGGCTATCGTACAGGTTGCTTTCCAGTTATACTATTTTATGCATTTAAAGGATAAGGGACACGAGTTCGCCAGTGTCATGATTTACGGCGGTGTGTGGGCCGCGGCGCTGACTCTGGCAGGGCTAGGTGTTATCACATGGTGGTAA
- the coxB gene encoding cytochrome c oxidase subunit II gives MKGWMGKIRAVFLLGLTALVLSACGRENLTALDPKGYGAQKSFDLIILSTVVMLFVLAAVMVVYTIVLIKYRKKKGQEDYIPKQVEGNKTLETIWTIIPIILLLIIAVPTVTATFDLADTSGSDDHMNIQVTGNQYWWHFNYEGQEIQTSQDMYIPVGEKVYLNMKSADVTHSFWLPTVTGKMDVNPDNENTMYIEAYEEGVYWGKCAEFCGPAHSLMDFKVIAVSQDEFDQWVADMQNVDPDAEPDSAVAQDGKALFEENNCMGCHAIGSSPVQVGPNLTDFGNRSKLAGTEEMNKENLVQWIMDPESMKPGNKMTGNYPEVSKDEAGKIAEYLLQLKPSEITPESAKD, from the coding sequence ATGAAAGGTTGGATGGGTAAAATCCGTGCAGTTTTTCTACTGGGTCTGACGGCTCTGGTGCTTTCGGCATGTGGTAGGGAGAACCTAACCGCACTTGACCCGAAAGGTTACGGGGCACAAAAATCATTTGATTTAATCATTCTTTCAACTGTTGTAATGCTTTTTGTGCTGGCTGCCGTCATGGTTGTTTATACGATTGTATTGATCAAGTACAGGAAGAAAAAAGGTCAGGAAGATTATATCCCGAAACAGGTGGAAGGTAATAAAACACTGGAGACGATATGGACTATTATTCCGATTATCCTGCTGTTAATCATTGCTGTTCCTACCGTTACTGCAACATTTGACTTGGCGGATACTTCGGGTTCTGATGATCACATGAATATTCAAGTGACTGGTAACCAGTACTGGTGGCATTTCAATTATGAAGGACAGGAAATCCAAACAAGTCAGGATATGTATATTCCGGTGGGTGAAAAAGTTTACCTTAACATGAAGTCAGCTGATGTCACTCATTCATTCTGGTTGCCTACTGTTACAGGGAAAATGGACGTAAACCCGGATAATGAAAACACCATGTACATCGAAGCTTATGAAGAGGGTGTTTACTGGGGTAAATGTGCTGAATTCTGCGGACCTGCTCACTCGCTTATGGACTTTAAAGTCATTGCCGTAAGCCAAGATGAATTTGATCAGTGGGTAGCAGACATGCAGAATGTCGATCCTGATGCTGAGCCGGATAGTGCTGTGGCACAGGATGGAAAGGCTCTCTTTGAAGAAAATAACTGCATGGGGTGTCACGCCATTGGATCATCCCCGGTACAAGTCGGTCCAAATCTGACAGACTTTGGTAATCGGTCTAAATTAGCCGGTACAGAAGAAATGAATAAAGAGAACCTTGTTCAATGGATAATGGATCCTGAATCCATGAAACCCGGTAATAAAATGACCGGTAATTATCCAGAAGTATCAAAAGATGAAGCGGGTAAAATTGCAGAATATCTATTGCAATTAAAACCGTCTGAAATCACACCTGAAAGCGCAAAGGATTAA
- a CDS encoding COX15/CtaA family protein has translation MIRTLKWLSVVSTLGMIFVLLGGALVTKTGSGMGCGASWPLCNGQLLPSNITPELVIELSHRLVSGIMGIVVLALSVISWIVAGHKREVKFLAFMSSFFLLLQALIGAAAVIWNQSDFILATHFGISLISFTAVFLLMLLIFEIDKKFDASSLVIQKKHRYEIYAITLFTLVVVYTGALVRHAEASMVCGDWPFCTNGSPFAFGAYSFDQWIQMGHRLFASILFIWTILLFIKIMTNYRKNRVMFWGSITTILLISLQVFFGAMIIFSMLNLGIALLHAFVVTCYFSMLSYFVLLASRCKGN, from the coding sequence ATGATTAGGACTTTAAAGTGGCTCTCTGTCGTTTCCACGTTAGGAATGATATTTGTTTTACTTGGTGGTGCGCTGGTTACAAAAACTGGATCAGGCATGGGTTGCGGTGCAAGCTGGCCACTTTGCAATGGTCAATTGTTGCCATCCAATATAACTCCTGAATTAGTTATTGAATTAAGTCACCGACTTGTTTCCGGCATTATGGGAATTGTTGTTTTAGCTTTGTCGGTTATTTCTTGGATTGTCGCTGGACATAAACGCGAGGTTAAGTTCCTTGCGTTTATGTCGTCGTTTTTCCTACTGCTGCAAGCTTTAATCGGGGCAGCGGCTGTCATATGGAATCAATCCGATTTCATCCTGGCTACCCATTTCGGGATTTCACTTATTTCATTCACAGCTGTGTTTTTGCTGATGCTCCTTATATTTGAAATCGATAAGAAATTTGATGCGTCGTCTCTAGTCATACAAAAAAAGCACCGTTACGAAATATACGCCATAACCCTCTTCACCTTAGTTGTCGTTTACACAGGTGCACTTGTACGGCACGCAGAAGCAAGCATGGTGTGTGGCGACTGGCCATTTTGTACAAACGGTTCACCATTTGCATTTGGTGCATACAGCTTTGACCAGTGGATTCAAATGGGGCATCGGCTTTTTGCTAGTATATTATTCATATGGACAATCCTATTATTTATTAAAATTATGACAAATTATCGAAAAAACCGTGTCATGTTCTGGGGCTCAATAACTACAATCTTGCTGATCAGTCTGCAAGTATTTTTTGGTGCAATGATCATTTTTTCTATGCTTAACCTTGGTATTGCATTATTACATGCATTTGTGGTCACCTGTTATTTTTCCATGCTCAGTTACTTTGTCCTCCTCGCCTCAAGATGTAAAGGTAATTGA
- the ctaD gene encoding cytochrome c oxidase subunit I, which translates to MSIAAAQKRSFGAVLWDYLTTVDHKKIAHLYLIGGGFFFLLGGLEAMIIRIQLIKPENDFVSAGFYNEVFTMHGTTMIFLAAMPLLLGLMNAAVPLQIGARDVAFPFLNSLGFWLFMFGGLLLNMSWFFGGAPDAGWTSYVPVSTTSPGHGVDFYVMGLQIAGAGTLIGGINFLVTIINMRAPGMTFMRMPLFSWTTFITSVLILFAFPALTVGLFLLMFDRMFGTAFFDVSLGGNTIIWQHLFWIFGHPEVYILILPTFGIFSDVFSTFSKKRLFGYTAMVFATILIAFLGFMVWAHHMFTVGLGPVANSLFAIATMAIAVPTGIKIFNWLATMWGGSITINTTMLWSLGFIPTFTIGGMTGVMVASVVADYQYHDTYFVVAHFHYVIVGGTVFGIMAGLHHWWPKMFGRILNETMGKLTFWTFFIGFHLTFFIQHFLGLMGMPRRYWVFLENQGLDLGNLISTIGAFFMAFGVIVFMINVVYSAVKGEKAGADPWDGRTLEWTIASPPPFYNFKQTPLVRGLDPLWIEKTEGKGKMTPAEPLGDIHMPNPTFLPFMMSLGLFVAGFGFIYQVNYDWAYGLLFGGMAITLVCMLLRSLKDDHGYHIPKEELEGKAK; encoded by the coding sequence ATGAGTATAGCAGCTGCTCAAAAACGGAGCTTCGGCGCTGTCCTGTGGGATTATTTAACTACTGTCGACCATAAGAAAATTGCACATTTGTACTTGATTGGCGGAGGGTTTTTCTTCCTGCTTGGCGGACTTGAAGCGATGATTATCCGTATACAGCTGATTAAACCCGAGAATGATTTTGTCAGTGCTGGTTTTTATAATGAAGTTTTCACCATGCATGGAACAACGATGATTTTTCTTGCTGCCATGCCGCTGTTATTAGGTTTGATGAATGCCGCAGTTCCATTGCAGATTGGGGCGCGGGATGTCGCTTTTCCATTTTTAAATTCATTAGGATTCTGGTTGTTTATGTTTGGTGGTCTTTTGCTGAACATGAGCTGGTTCTTCGGAGGTGCACCTGATGCCGGCTGGACATCATATGTACCGGTATCCACAACGTCCCCGGGGCACGGTGTAGACTTCTATGTGATGGGCTTGCAGATAGCAGGTGCCGGAACATTGATCGGTGGTATTAACTTCCTGGTGACGATTATCAATATGCGTGCACCTGGTATGACTTTTATGCGTATGCCACTGTTTTCATGGACGACATTTATAACAAGTGTTTTAATCTTATTCGCATTCCCGGCATTAACGGTTGGATTGTTCCTGTTAATGTTTGATCGTATGTTCGGTACAGCGTTTTTCGATGTTAGCCTAGGTGGTAACACCATTATTTGGCAGCATTTATTCTGGATATTTGGGCATCCGGAGGTATATATATTAATACTTCCGACGTTTGGCATATTCAGTGATGTGTTTTCAACATTCTCTAAAAAACGCTTGTTCGGCTACACGGCAATGGTGTTTGCGACTATTCTGATTGCCTTTTTAGGTTTTATGGTTTGGGCGCACCACATGTTCACCGTAGGCCTTGGTCCTGTAGCAAACTCGCTATTTGCGATTGCAACAATGGCCATCGCGGTGCCAACGGGAATTAAAATCTTTAACTGGCTAGCGACAATGTGGGGAGGAAGTATAACCATAAACACAACGATGCTTTGGTCATTAGGTTTTATCCCTACATTTACAATTGGCGGAATGACTGGTGTCATGGTTGCGTCAGTTGTTGCAGACTATCAGTACCATGATACGTACTTCGTTGTTGCACACTTCCACTATGTAATTGTTGGTGGTACGGTATTTGGAATCATGGCAGGTCTGCATCATTGGTGGCCAAAAATGTTCGGACGCATTCTTAATGAGACAATGGGTAAATTGACTTTCTGGACATTTTTTATCGGTTTCCATTTGACATTCTTTATCCAGCACTTCCTTGGTTTAATGGGAATGCCGCGTCGTTATTGGGTGTTCCTCGAAAATCAGGGGCTTGATCTGGGTAACTTGATAAGTACAATTGGTGCCTTCTTCATGGCATTTGGTGTCATCGTGTTCATGATTAATGTTGTGTATTCAGCGGTTAAAGGAGAAAAGGCCGGTGCGGACCCTTGGGATGGACGTACGCTTGAGTGGACAATCGCATCACCGCCGCCATTCTATAATTTTAAACAGACACCGCTGGTTCGTGGACTTGATCCATTGTGGATTGAAAAGACAGAAGGAAAAGGGAAAATGACACCTGCAGAGCCACTGGGTGATATTCATATGCCAAACCCAACGTTCTTGCCGTTCATGATGTCATTAGGACTATTCGTTGCCGGCTTTGGTTTTATTTACCAAGTGAACTATGATTGGGCATATGGACTGTTATTCGGTGGTATGGCAATCACCTTAGTTTGTATGCTCCTGCGCTCGCTGAAAGACGACCATGGTTACCATATTCCGAAAGAGGAATTAGAAGGGAAGGCTAAATAA
- the pyc gene encoding pyruvate carboxylase: protein MGEVKQINKVLVANRGEIAIRVFRACTELNIRTVAIYSKEDISSYHRYKADEAYLVGEGKKPIEAYLDIEGIIDLAKEVGVDAIHPGYGFLSENIEFARRCEEEGIIFIGPTSEHLNMFGDKVKARTQAVKAGLPVIPGSDGPITSLQEAETFGREHGYPIIIKASLGGGGRGMRIVRSEEALVEAFDRARSEAKASFGSDEVYLEKLIENPKHIEVQIIGDTHQNTVHLFERDCSVQRRHQKVVEAAPSLSLSEEIRDEICDAAVRLMKNVNYINAGTVEFLVTDEAYYFIEVNPRVQVEHTITEMITGVDIVQTQIKIAEGRNIHDSSIDIPKQEEISTLGYAIQSRVTTEDPLNNFMPDTGKIMAYRTGGGFGVRLDAGNGFQGAVISPHYDSLLVKVSTWALSFDQAAQKMIRNLKEFRIRGIKTNIPFLENVISHEQFLSGEYSTTFIDQTPELYVFPKRKDRGTKMLTYIGNTTVNGFEGVPTKEKPDLIPPVIPAVNKQKPFPDGTKQILDKHGPDYLAKWLQKQDNVMLTDTTFRDAHQSLLATRIRTKDLEQIAEPTARMLPELFSVEMWGGATFDVAYRFLKEDPWQRLLKLREKMPNVLMQMLLRASNAVGYKNYPDNLINEFVGNSATAGIDVFRIFDSLNWVEGMRPAIQSVRDNNKIAEAAMCYTGDILDSGRSKYDLDYYKKLAKELEQSGAHILGIKDMAGLLKPEAAYQLIASLKETVDLPVHLHTHDTSGNGIYMYARAIDAGVDAVDVANAPMAGLTSQPSAQSLYHAMEGSNRQPNINIDNFEKLSHYWEGIRTHYQDFESGLKAPHTEIYFHEMPGGQYSNLRQQAKAVGLEERWNEVKTMFRRVNYMFGDIIKVTPSSKIVGDMALFMVQNNLTEDDIYERGESIDFPESVIEFMQGYIGQPYQGFPKELQRIILKGKKPIKERPGELLDPVNFTELRNSLFKTLDRQVTDFDLISYALYPKVFMDYHRFYETYGDISVLDTLTFFYGMKLDEEIEVEIEQGKTLFVKLVSISEPRSDGTRVIYFELNGQARQVVVNDENVTSQVETRPKVDQENEKQIGATMPGTVVKVISEEGDTVQKGDHLLINEAMKMETTVQAPFSGVIKRIYVKNGDAIETNDLLIEFE from the coding sequence ATGGGTGAAGTAAAACAGATTAACAAAGTATTAGTCGCAAACCGCGGGGAGATTGCTATACGTGTGTTTCGTGCATGTACAGAACTGAATATTCGGACGGTTGCGATTTACTCAAAGGAAGATATTAGTTCCTATCATCGCTATAAGGCTGATGAAGCCTATTTGGTAGGGGAAGGGAAAAAGCCCATTGAAGCTTATCTTGATATTGAAGGAATCATTGATCTTGCCAAAGAGGTTGGGGTCGATGCCATTCATCCCGGCTATGGTTTCCTGTCTGAGAATATTGAATTTGCTAGACGTTGTGAAGAAGAGGGAATTATTTTCATCGGCCCGACAAGTGAGCATCTGAACATGTTCGGTGATAAGGTTAAAGCGAGAACGCAAGCAGTCAAGGCCGGACTCCCAGTTATCCCGGGCAGTGATGGTCCTATTACTTCATTGCAAGAAGCTGAGACATTCGGGCGGGAACATGGCTATCCGATTATTATTAAAGCCTCACTCGGTGGTGGCGGCCGAGGGATGCGGATTGTCCGGAGTGAAGAAGCATTGGTAGAGGCATTTGACCGTGCCAGATCCGAGGCGAAAGCATCCTTTGGCAGTGATGAAGTATATTTGGAAAAATTAATCGAGAATCCGAAACATATTGAAGTACAAATCATTGGTGACACCCATCAAAATACCGTTCATTTATTTGAACGTGATTGTTCCGTACAGCGCCGGCATCAGAAGGTAGTTGAGGCAGCTCCGAGTCTTTCCCTATCCGAAGAAATCCGGGATGAAATTTGTGATGCAGCTGTTCGGCTAATGAAGAATGTAAATTATATCAATGCCGGAACTGTCGAGTTTCTCGTAACTGATGAAGCGTATTATTTTATCGAAGTAAATCCACGGGTACAAGTGGAACATACCATTACGGAAATGATAACTGGTGTTGATATTGTTCAGACGCAAATTAAAATAGCTGAAGGCAGAAACATACACGACTCATCGATTGACATTCCTAAGCAGGAAGAAATTTCAACGTTGGGGTATGCTATCCAGTCCCGCGTAACCACAGAGGACCCACTGAATAATTTTATGCCTGATACCGGTAAAATTATGGCATATCGTACTGGTGGAGGCTTTGGCGTCCGTCTTGATGCAGGGAATGGATTTCAAGGGGCGGTTATTTCGCCGCACTATGATTCATTGCTTGTAAAAGTTTCGACATGGGCGCTGTCGTTTGATCAAGCTGCACAAAAAATGATCAGAAATTTAAAGGAATTCAGGATACGAGGGATCAAAACGAACATCCCGTTTTTAGAAAATGTCATCTCGCATGAACAGTTTTTATCAGGTGAATATAGTACAACGTTTATCGATCAGACACCCGAATTATACGTATTTCCTAAAAGAAAAGACCGCGGGACAAAAATGCTAACCTATATCGGGAATACGACGGTGAACGGATTTGAAGGTGTCCCTACAAAAGAAAAGCCTGATCTTATTCCACCGGTAATACCGGCAGTAAACAAGCAGAAGCCTTTTCCGGATGGAACAAAACAAATTCTAGATAAACACGGCCCGGATTATTTAGCAAAATGGCTGCAAAAGCAGGATAACGTGATGCTTACCGATACAACATTTCGCGATGCTCATCAGTCATTGCTTGCAACAAGAATACGTACAAAGGATTTAGAGCAAATTGCCGAACCGACGGCAAGAATGCTTCCGGAACTTTTCTCTGTTGAAATGTGGGGTGGTGCCACATTTGATGTTGCCTACCGCTTCTTAAAAGAAGACCCTTGGCAGCGGCTCTTAAAACTGCGTGAAAAAATGCCGAACGTCTTAATGCAAATGCTGCTACGGGCAAGTAATGCAGTTGGTTACAAAAACTATCCGGATAACCTGATTAATGAATTTGTTGGAAACAGTGCGACTGCTGGAATCGATGTATTCCGAATCTTTGACAGTTTGAACTGGGTGGAAGGCATGCGGCCAGCAATACAGTCGGTTCGTGACAATAATAAGATTGCCGAGGCAGCCATGTGTTACACCGGGGATATCCTCGATTCCGGGCGTTCGAAATATGACCTGGATTATTACAAAAAACTTGCCAAAGAACTTGAGCAGTCCGGCGCACATATTCTCGGCATAAAAGATATGGCAGGATTATTGAAGCCTGAAGCAGCTTATCAGCTCATCGCATCACTGAAAGAAACAGTTGATTTGCCCGTACATTTGCATACACACGATACAAGCGGTAATGGAATTTATATGTACGCTCGTGCAATCGACGCCGGCGTGGATGCAGTCGATGTGGCTAATGCACCGATGGCCGGACTGACATCACAGCCAAGTGCGCAATCGCTGTACCATGCGATGGAAGGATCCAATCGTCAGCCGAATATCAACATTGATAACTTTGAAAAACTGTCGCATTATTGGGAAGGCATTCGTACCCACTACCAGGATTTTGAAAGCGGTCTGAAAGCCCCGCATACGGAAATTTACTTTCATGAAATGCCTGGTGGACAATACAGCAATCTCAGGCAGCAGGCCAAGGCAGTGGGGCTGGAGGAGCGTTGGAATGAAGTGAAGACAATGTTCCGGCGTGTGAACTATATGTTTGGGGATATTATTAAAGTGACACCATCCTCCAAAATAGTCGGGGACATGGCACTGTTCATGGTACAGAATAATTTGACTGAAGATGACATCTATGAACGTGGCGAATCAATTGATTTTCCTGAATCAGTCATTGAATTCATGCAAGGATATATCGGCCAACCATATCAAGGATTTCCAAAAGAGTTACAGCGGATTATCCTAAAAGGGAAGAAGCCAATTAAAGAGCGGCCGGGCGAACTGCTTGATCCGGTGAATTTCACCGAACTGCGAAATTCACTGTTTAAAACACTTGATCGGCAAGTGACGGATTTTGATTTGATTTCTTATGCACTGTATCCGAAAGTGTTTATGGATTATCACCGTTTTTATGAAACGTATGGGGATATTTCCGTTCTTGACACACTTACTTTCTTCTATGGCATGAAATTGGATGAGGAAATTGAAGTGGAAATTGAACAGGGCAAAACACTATTTGTAAAACTAGTTTCTATTTCTGAGCCTCGTTCGGATGGAACAAGAGTTATTTATTTTGAACTGAATGGGCAAGCAAGGCAAGTGGTTGTCAACGACGAAAATGTAACATCCCAGGTGGAAACCAGACCGAAAGTTGATCAGGAAAATGAGAAACAAATTGGTGCTACGATGCCAGGGACGGTCGTTAAGGTCATCAGTGAAGAAGGTGATACCGTTCAAAAAGGTGACCATCTACTTATCAATGAAGCTATGAAAATGGAAACAACTGTTCAAGCCCCGTTTAGCGGTGTTATTAAGCGAATTTATGTGAAGAATGGGGACGCAATCGAAACGAATGATCTACTAATAGAATTTGAATAG
- the cyoE gene encoding heme o synthase, with protein MDKVETTTKPLIERSSCIKGENPTFFADLKALIKVGIVNSNLITAFAGFWLAIHFTGTSFTANWGLFLLTMAGSALVIAGGCIMNNWYDADIDPVMSRTKTRPSVTGSIPRNRILMMGVFSSVLGHVLLLFTTLEAAIIAFLGWFTYVVLYTVWSKRRYTLNTAIGSFSGAVPPLIGWAAVDPGLHSVAFVLFLIMFIWQTPHFLALAMKKTKEYKAAGVPMLPVVHGFEMTKRQIAVYIACLFPLPFYMWELGPVFIVIATLLNIGWLIMSISGFFVKNDLKWANMIFVYSLNYLTILFLMMVVVTFEFPLS; from the coding sequence ATGGATAAGGTAGAGACGACTACTAAACCACTAATTGAAAGGTCGTCCTGCATTAAGGGGGAAAACCCGACATTTTTCGCAGACCTTAAAGCATTGATCAAAGTGGGAATTGTGAATTCAAATCTGATAACGGCGTTTGCTGGTTTTTGGCTCGCTATTCATTTCACAGGTACTTCGTTCACTGCTAACTGGGGGCTTTTTCTGTTGACGATGGCGGGAAGTGCACTAGTAATTGCGGGCGGATGTATTATGAATAATTGGTATGACGCTGATATCGATCCAGTCATGTCAAGGACAAAAACTCGTCCCTCGGTGACCGGTAGTATACCACGTAACCGTATTCTCATGATGGGAGTTTTTTCATCTGTGCTAGGTCATGTTCTTCTTTTGTTTACAACATTGGAAGCTGCAATTATTGCTTTTTTGGGCTGGTTCACCTATGTAGTCCTTTATACAGTATGGTCGAAGCGCAGATATACACTTAACACTGCAATCGGAAGTTTTTCCGGTGCGGTGCCGCCGCTTATTGGGTGGGCAGCTGTTGACCCCGGCCTCCACTCGGTGGCTTTTGTGCTGTTTTTAATCATGTTTATTTGGCAGACGCCACATTTTCTGGCGCTGGCAATGAAAAAAACAAAAGAATATAAAGCTGCTGGTGTGCCAATGTTGCCTGTTGTACACGGATTTGAAATGACTAAACGTCAGATTGCCGTGTATATCGCATGTTTGTTCCCGCTACCGTTTTACATGTGGGAATTAGGGCCTGTTTTCATTGTGATTGCCACGCTTTTGAATATTGGCTGGCTAATAATGAGTATCAGTGGATTCTTTGTGAAAAATGATTTGAAATGGGCGAATATGATCTTTGTCTATTCCTTAAATTATTTAACGATCTTATTTTTGATGATGGTTGTCGTAACGTTTGAATTCCCCTTAAGTTAA